In the genome of Zobellia nedashkovskayae, the window ATTCTAACCTACACTGTCTACTTGCTTTCTTTCTTCACATCGGTATCAAATACCCATGTATCGGCATACATCCCATAAACAAGTCCAATTTCATTCTCTTGTACGTACTTTTCATCTTTGCCAGGGTCAAAATTTACATTGTAGACATAAACTTTGATTCCTTCATCTCTTAATTGTAACATCAACTTATTCTGTGCAGATAATATTCTGCGGGAGAGCGCTACGTGTTTTACATTGTTAATTGCCAACCATTGTAGTTTATCACCTTTTATTTTCATTAATGGTCCTTGAGAAATCATGGCGTTAATACCGTGTTGAGAAGCTTCTTCAACCGCCATAGGGCTAAAGAGTTCCATTAACAAGCGGTTTTTATCTACAAATTGATTAGCAAAAGCAACAGGGTCGTTCACTTTGTCAGTAACCAAGGTAGCATCCGGATGCGCTTTGAACCAAGCATTAATTCCTTTTATATCCAAAGTAGTATAATCGCCATAGATTTTATGTTTCATGAATTCTGAATGGGAGGGAGGCAATGCTCCCGAGTAATCTGTAAAGCGTGCCCACATGTCCCAATCATGTGCTGCAACTAATTTTTTATCCGAAGTTTCAATAATATCGAGTTCAAAAAGGCGAAAGCCCTTTTTATAATTTTCATCTAGGGCATTCTTGCTATTGGTAGACTTTACTCCGTTTATCTCACCACCAGCATGGGCAATGTAACGGTTGTTGTTAGGTTCGAACTCATAAGTGATACGCGGAAAATAGATTTTATCATCCTTTGACAGGTTAGGAACCTCTTCAGAAATTATAACAGAACGATCGTTAACCTTTTCCGTAATGATACCACTAAAGTTATACATAACATATGCTTGACGGCTTTTTAGCGATCCAAGTTTTGTGAACCCCATTTCTGTCAACTTTGCAGAGGGTTTTAGTGCACCGTTTACAGCAGAATCATGGGCAAGAATAGCAAAAGTGGCCTTGTCTGCTTGCAGTTGTTCTAATATAAGTAGAAGGTTATCTACTGCCTCAGGACTGGAATAGGTGTCATAAGTTTTGTATTCAAAAGTTTTATCCGAATTAAAATGAATGACGGTAAGGCCTCGTTCAATATGCTCGGTCTGGTCAGAAATAGTGAAACTACTTTTTTGCTGGGCAAGAAAACCGTGGCTGTTGAGCGTTATGGTCTTTTCATTGGTGACGATTGCTGAGGTAATAGGAGCAAACTCAGTTTTAATCAAATTAATGTCCGTTGCTCCAATACAGAGGTTGACACACATAAAGGCCAAAGTGGCAATTTTCGTTTTATTTTTCATTGTATAAGTCTAAATGTAATTTGAAGACCGCTTGCTTATCTAATTAAGAAGACTGAATTCTATTGTAAATACAATGTAATAACGTTTTGAAAGGTGTCCTTATTGCTAAAAGTATTGAGTAAGAGAAATAGTTTCTTTTAGGTCCTAAATAGGTGATATAGAATACCGTAAAGTTATTATTTCCAAGAATTTTTATCCTTTTAATTTAAAGTAGAAAAAAAATATTTAAACAGGTAGAACAAAGTAGCATAGATTGGTATCATAATTGATTATATAGCTTGTGTTACCTGTAAACATTGGCTTTAAAAAACGACAAATAGTTGAAAAACAGTATGAAACGGGTGAACGGTCCAATTTTAACGACGAAATACATCCTTGATTTGCGACTCAAAAATTGATTTATACATGATTAACAGGTTTTACAACATGTTTTATTCGTTACACCACATTTTGTTGTTGAAAGCTGCCTTAATTAATAAGTTTACATCATAATAATTGAGACACCGAATCAAAATAACAATTTAACCTATACAGTTATGCTTTACGATACTTACGGAGAAGAATATTTATCATTCCTTCAAGACTTAAATGAAATTTTAAGCTTAAATGAATTGGTAGAGTTAGATTACATGTAAATTAGGATCCCAAATCCATCAACCTTTAAAACCTACAACTATGTCAAAACAAAACCCAGACAATGCAGCGTATTTAAATTTCATTGAAAATTTGAATGAAATTCTAAACAGCGAACAAATCAGTAAATTGAATTTTTCTTAGTTATTTAGTGAATATTAGTTGTTCAAAAAAAAGCCCTGACGATAAAACGTCAGGGCTTTTTTATATGTGATAATGTTTAGAAAAAGACTATCCTAAATAAGTCTTCAATAATTTACTTCTTGAGTTGTGGCGCAATTTTCTAATGGCCTTCTCACGAATTTGACGGACTCTTTCCCTCGTTAGGTCAAAAGTTTGGCCAATTTCGGCTAAAGTCATAGACTGTTGATCACCAATACCATAATACAATTTAACCACATCGGCTTCTCTTGGAGACAAGGTCTCTAAAGCGCGGTTGATCTCTGTATTAAGAGACTGCTGCATTAGTATCTTATCCGGTCTAGGAGATTCCCCGCTACGAAGTACATCATAAAGGTTAGAATCTTCTCCTTCACGAAGGGGCGCATCCATAGATACATGCCTTCCTGAGTTTTTCATGGATTGCTTTACCTCACTAACCGTCATCTCTAGCTCTTTGGCTATTTCTTCGGCAGAAGGTGGTCTTTCATGAGCCTGCTCCAAATAAGAAAAAGTCTTTTTTATCTTATTTATAGAGCCAATTTTATTTAAAGGTAGGCGCACAACACGAGACTGTTCGGCAAGTGCCTGAAGAATCGATTGGCGAATCCACCATACGGCATATGATATAAATTTAAAACCACGGGTTTCATCAAAACGTTTTGCAGCTTTCACGAGCCCAAGATTACCTTCGTTTATTAAATCGGGTAACTTTAAACCTTGATTCTGATATTGTTTGGCCACGGACACTACAAAGCGTAGGTTGGCTGTAGTTAGTTTTTCTAGTGCTGCTTGATCTCCAGCTCTAATCCTTTGTGCTAGTTCCACTTCCTCAGACGCATTGATCAGATCAATTTTACTGATATCCTGCAAGTACTTGTCCAATGATTTTGATTCACGGTTTGTAACCTGCTTGATAATCTTTAGTTGCCTCATATATCTAGTATGTTTAGGGTTGCTACAAGAGTACAGTATACATTTTTATTACCGCTTTTCCAAAGATTTGTGAGTATTGTTATACATAAATTATGAGAACTTTGAGATTTGTAGTACGAATCTAGGCGGATTCTCTTCGTTACGCTATTTTTGAATTCAAATCACGAAAAATGAGTAAGCGAAAGCTAAAAAAGTATCTCAACGAGATTGATAAGGATGCTATAGAAGAACAACTTCTTGACCTTTATGACCGTTTTCCTGAGGTAAAAGAGTACTATAATTTCATCTTTAACCCCAAGGAAGACAAACTTGTTCAGGAAGCAAAAACTAAAATTAGTAGTGAATACTTCCCTGTTAGACGCAGAAGACCAAAAGCTAGGCGTTCTGTGGCCCAGAAGTTTATAAAACATTTTATTAAACTAGGTGTGGATCCACATCTCATTGCAGATGTTATGCTCTATAATTTAGAGATTGCACAAGTATTTGAGAAAAACCGTAATATACCAGATGCTTTTTATAAAAGTATGATGAATTCGTTTACGGAAGCCGTTCAGTTTATTTCAATAAATGGACTTCTTTCAGATTATAAAGAGCGAATCGTTAAAATTTACACCATAACAGAAGAGCGGAATTGGGAATTTGGCGAAGGATTTTCCCGAGCTTTAGATATCATAGATTAAGTATGGCATTAGTAATTATAAGACAAGATGGTAGAATTAAACTTTGGAAAGAAGCCCTTTTGGCTCAGCAACCTGATTTAGAAGTTTACAGCTATTTAGAAAATCACCCTAAAGATGAAATAGAAATGGCTCTAGTTTGGAAGCATCCAGACGGCTCATTGGCAGATTATCCTAACTTGAAGCTGATAGCGTCAAGTGGGGCAGGGGTAGATTTTATTTTTGAGGATAATACAGTTCCTAAAAACTTGCCAATTACGCGTGTGGTAGATGATATGCTAGCCAAAGATATGAGTGAGCATGTATTGGCAGTTATCTTTAGTCACCTTAAAAATCTGGATAGATATAGGATTAACCAAACAAAAGGTATTTGGCAACCCATGCAATATAAACGTATTTCAGACTTTACTGTCGGTATTATGGGATTGGGCGCTCTTGGTAAAGAATTGGCTACAGACTTGGTTAAATACGGGTTTAAAGTTCAGGGTTGGGCTAATTCTAAGAAAGATATAAATGGCGTGATCTGTTTTGCTGGTGAATCTGGTTTTTCTGGTTTTCTGGAAACCACGAAAATTATGGTATGCCTTTTACCATTGACCGATGCCACTACCGGAATTTTAAATAAAGAAGTTTTTAAGCAACTTCCTAAAGGGGCGTTTTTAATAAATGTGGCCCGTGGTGGTCATTTAGTAGATGAGGATTTATTAGAAATGTTAAATAACGACCATTTATCCGGAGCTGGGTTAGACGTTTATCATCAAGAACCTCTTTCAAAGGAACATCCATTTTGGCACCATGAGAAAATTCAGATGACACCTCATTATGCTAGCGTTTCCGATACGGATTCTGTAGTGCCACAGATTTTGGAAAATTACAATAGGCTACGGAAAGGACGTCCATTACTAAATGAGGTTATAATGGATAAGGGATATTAATCCCCCGCTCATTCTCTCTATAATTACTTGAATAAAGTCATATTATAAGGGATGGATGGTGCTTTCCTTTGTTCTTTTTAATGATTTAGGTGGAATAAATTTCAGATAAGTACAAATTTCCTTTAATTTTGTAAAATTCAAATTTTGGGACGCCCCCGCATATGTATTATAATTGAACGCTAAATTTTAGAACCTACTTGGAGTTAAAAAAAGATACAACCGAAAAGCAATTATACGATTATCAGATTGAAGATCTGAATACTATTTTCAAGCATCTTGAAGACCCTGAAGAAAATGGGAATTTGTTGTACCAATTGCCTACTGGTGGTGGTAAAACTGTGGTTTTCTCTGAAATTGCTCGTCGTTATATTGAAAAAACGGGAAAGAAAGTTGTAGTACTTACGCACCGTATAGAATTGAGTACGCAGACTTCCAAAATGCTGAAGAGTTTTGGTGTCAAGAATAAGATTATCAATAGCGAAGTAAAAGAACTTAATGACCAACATGAGTTTATGTGCTTTGTTGCCATGGTGGAAACCTTGAACAACAGATTGCAGGAAGAAAAGGTGGAAATTGATGATATTGGCTTGGTTATTATTGATGAGGCGCATTATAATTCTTTTAGAAAACTCTTTAAATTTTTTAAGAAATCCACAATTTTAGGGGTTACGGCAACTCCTCTGAGTTCCAATATAAAATTACCCATGAAGGACAACTATCAGAAGTTGATCGTGGGTGAGTCTATAGGTGCCCTTATTGAGAGAAAATTCTTGGCAAAGGGTAACATGTATAATTACGATGTTAGCCTACAGAGTCTTAAACTAGGTATTAGTGGTGATTATACGGTAAAATCTTCTGATGAGCTTTATAGCAATCAGAGTATGTTGGGTAAACTACTGTCTGGTTATAAAGAGATTGCAGAAGGTACTAAAACATTAATATTCAATAACGGTATCAACACGTCTCGTTACGTGTATGAAACGTTTAAAAAGGCAGGCTACAACATTCGCCATTTAGATAATAAAAATACGGCTACGGAACGTAAGGAGATTTTAGAATGGTTCTCCAATACGCCAGATGCTATTCTTACTTCAGTAAGTATCCTCACCACTGGTTTTGACGAACCATCTGTAGAAACGATTATGCTTAATAGGGCTACACGCTCGCTTACGCTATATTTTCAAATGATTGGTCGTGGTTCTCGTGTTTTACCCAATAAGAGTGAATTTACGGTGGTAGATTTAGGAAATAATGTTGCGCGTTTTGGACTATGGAGTGCACCTATTGATTGGCAGGAAATTTTTCATTTTCCAGATTTCTATTTAGAAAACATTAAGAACGACGAAGAGATAGAAAAAGAATTCGTTTACGAAATGCCTGCGGCACTTCGTGAAAAATTCAAAGATTCAACCAATATTGAGTTCAATATAAAAGAAGAATACAAAAAGGTTTTTGCAGAAGGTCTAAGGTCCAAAATTGTATTGGAACGCAGTATTGACCAACATGCTCAAATTTGCGTAGAGAACTCAGAAGATGTTTTTGATGCTCGTATTCTAGCAAAAGAATTAAAAGAGGAGATTAAGTACCGTGTACGTCAATATTCTTACTGCATTATGAACAACACCAAAAACTACAAAGAGTGGTTGGAAGAGGATTACGAACGAAAATTACGTTCAAGTATCTCCAAGATGTTTGCAGAAAGAATGTAATTTTCTAATGGAAAATTAATTGGCTGTAGTTTAGATATCAGATATTTACAGGAAATAAGTAAAGCAAAGTGAAGCAAAACGTACTTTTAGTTATTGGTTTTACTTGGCCTGAACCTACTTCTACGGCTGCGGGAAACCGAATGTTGCAACTTCTGGATTTCTTCAAAAAAGAAGGTTACGAAATCGTTTTCACGAGCACTGCCTCTAAAAGCGAACGCTCACTAGATCTTGATGCTTTAGGTATACAATCTAGGGATATTGCGTTGAACGACTCCGGTTTTGACGGTTTTATAAAAGAGATAAATCCTACGGTTGTATTATTTGACCGGTTTTTGACCGAAGAACAATTTGGGTGGCGCATTTCTGAAAATGTTCCCAATGCTATTAAAATACTTGATACTGAAGATTTACATTCTCTTAGAAAGGTAAGAGAGGTTTCTCATAAAAAGAAGGTCCCATTTTTAATACGTACCTGGTTACAGGAAGATATTACCAAACGTGAAGTTGCAAGTATTCTGCGCTGCGATCTTTCCTTAATGGTTTCTACTTTTGAAATACAACTGCTGACCGAAACTCTAAAAATTGATGCGAATCTACTTTTACATCTTCCTTTTCTTTTGGAGAAAATAACATCTATAGAACAAGAAGTATGGCCAGATTTTGATGAACGGGTAAACTTTGTATGCATAGGCAACGGAAAACACGCACCAAATGTGGATGCCGTGTTATGGTTATATCAAGAAATTTGGCCGTTGATTAGAAAAGCATTACCGAAAGCAGAAGTTTTTATTCATGGAGCATATATGCCACAACAAATTAATCAGTTACACAAACCGGAAATTGGTTTTTTGGTTAAAGGTTGGGTAGAAGATGTAAATAAGATATTTACAAACACACGCATAAACCTTGCTCCATTGCGTTTTGGTGCAGGTATTAAGGGAAAGCTTACCACGGCAATGGAAAATGGCACACCAAGCATAACAACTCCTATAGGAGCGGAGGGGATGCATGACAGTTTACCATGGTCTGGAGCCATAGCGGAAACATCACAGGATTTTGCCCGTGAAGCAGTACAATTGTATACTAATAAAAAGGATTGGCAGAAAGCACAGCAGAATGGAGAGGCGCTTATTAACCAATTGTATAATAAGCACAAACTAAGTGAACGATTTTCTTTAGTATTGTATAATCTACAGCAAAATTTAGAAGAGTACCGCATTAAAAATTTCATGGGGAATTTAGTGCAGCACCAAACCTTGCAGAGTACAAAGTATCTGTCTAAATGGATAGAAGAAAAAAACAAGAAGAAATAGTAGCCCAGATTTTAACTGGTTTCTAAAACTGTAACGTGTTTTCTATTATCTCCTTTAGCTTGTCGCTTTTTAAGGGCTTTGACAAGTAATCTACAACAGATGTATAGCTTTTAGCTTTCTCAATATCTTCGGGGTCTACGGACGAAGAAACCATATAAATTGGAATTTTCTTCGTTAGATTGGCCTCAATATTTTTATAGGCCTCTAAAAACTGAAACCCATCCATAATTGGCATATCAATATCTAGTAAAATTAGATTTGGTAGCGCGTCTGGATCGTTCAGGTTAGCAGTGATACAATTAATAGCTTCTTCTCCGTTAACAAAAACAGAAGTTTTATGTTCAATCTTAGAAAATTTTGCCGATTGGATAATAGTAAACCTATAAATATCGTCGTCGTCAATAATACATAGGTGAAAAGGTTTTGACATATTTTTTTAAATAAAATGAACACTAAAAGTTGTGCCCTCGTTGACTTTACTCGTTACTGTTATTTTTCCGCCCATAGCTTCAATTTGAGTTTTGGTCATAAATAAACCAATTCCTTTTGCTTCTGGGTGATTATGAAAAACTTTATTTAAACCAAATATTTTGTGGCCATGCTTTTCTAGGTCTATTCCCAGGCCATTATCCTTAAAGCTTAAAATTATTTTTCCATTATCTAATTTTGAAGTAATCTCTATTTCTGGAACGCGTTCTGGAGATTTATATTTCAAAGCATTTCCAATTAGGTTCTGAAAAATGCTTTCCATGTAGATCCTATTATAGCGAATTGAATTCACTGCTGAAAAATCACTTTTAATAACCGCTTTCGTTCTTTCTATTTCTGTAGAAAAAATTTCTTTCGTTTTTGCCAACTTATTACTAAATGAAAGTTCACTACGTTCTAATGAATTATGGCTTTTAGCACTCAATGCTTCTATTAACGTATTGAGAGTAAGTGAAAGGTGGGAGATTACCGTTTCAAATTTTTTGAAGAGCTCGCTACGCTCTTCTTCACTCCCCATCATTTTGTAGATTTCCACAAGAGAATTCAAATTACTTACAGGTGCCCGCAGGTTGTGAGAGGTAATTTGTGTAAAGTCTGCAAGCTGGTTATTTTGAGCGGTGAGCTCTTCGGTCAGTATTTCTAAATCTTCTTTTGCTTTTAAAATCTTATCCTCGGCTATTTTTGAGGAGGTAAGATCTCGTACAGCCATAGATATCAATAGTCCTTCATCTGTTTGTAATGGACCAAGGGTAATTTCTACTGGAATTTCTCTTCCAGATTTGTGCGTTAGGTAGAAATCTACGCCAAGATCTACAATTGTTACCTCCATATTATTGAGAAATTTTTCTCTATGTGGAGCACGTATTTCATCAAATCTTGAAGGAATAAGGGTATTTATGGACTTGCCTACTAATTCCTCAGAAGTGTAACCCAGTAAGCTCTCTGCTTGTTTGTTCACCATTTGAATCATATTCTCACTAGCTACTATTATGGTTGCACTAGGAGCGGAATCAACAAGCCCTTTAAACTTAATTTCCTGTAGTTGTTGTTCAGTTATATCCTGACAGGTACCTGCTAATTTTACTGTATTTCCATTTTCATCAACCTCAACATCACCCAATAATCTAATCCACTTTAATGTACCGTCTTTTAATAGGATGCGATGTATAATTTTATCAAAATGTTTTTGCTCTATTGCCTGGGCAAAATGGGCCGTAACTTCTGCTTGATCTTCTGGGTGAACACATTCAAAATACGTATTGAATTCTAGTTTTATATTTTCTTCCTGCTTAAAAAGGTAGTACAAATTGGCAGACCAGTATACCTCATCTGTAAGCGTATTAAGCTCCCAATGACCTAATAAAGCCTTTTGTTCTGCAAAAATTAAGAGCTCATTTTTTTTAGTTAACTCAGCCTCAATTGTTTTATAACTGGTAATATCCTGTGAAATACCTAATATATTCGTGAGGTTTCCATCATCATCCAAAATAGCATCTCCTGAAACTTGAATAATGCGTACTCTGCCATCTGGCATTACCATTCTGTGGTTAAAACTTTGGTAATGTTTGGTTTTAATATTATGTGCTATTTGCTTTCTTACGAATTCTCTGTCTTCTGGATGAACTTTGTCTATTAAAACACTCAGAGGTACTGGAGCGTCCGCAGGAACACCAACAATGTAAGTCATATTTTCTGAGCACATTAAAGTATCTGAATTAGCATCCCAATTCCAATGACCTAATTTTGCTTTGTGTTCAGCAAATTTTAATAATTGATTATGTCTTAAAAATGTTTCTTGAGTTTGTTTGGTTTTTGTAATGTCTTGTATGATCCCTGCAATTGCAGTGCATTTTTCATTTTCTAATTTCCGTGTAGCTATGACATGTAGCCATATCACAGCTCCTTCTGGGGTTTTAAACTCAAGTTCTTGGTCAAAATGTTCACCTGTTTCCAGTAACTTTTCTATACCGTCTTCAATTAGAAATGTTGTAGCATCAGGCTTGTTATATGGTGAATTATCACCTCTTTTTACTACAGTATCG includes:
- a CDS encoding sigma-70 family RNA polymerase sigma factor: MRQLKIIKQVTNRESKSLDKYLQDISKIDLINASEEVELAQRIRAGDQAALEKLTTANLRFVVSVAKQYQNQGLKLPDLINEGNLGLVKAAKRFDETRGFKFISYAVWWIRQSILQALAEQSRVVRLPLNKIGSINKIKKTFSYLEQAHERPPSAEEIAKELEMTVSEVKQSMKNSGRHVSMDAPLREGEDSNLYDVLRSGESPRPDKILMQQSLNTEINRALETLSPREADVVKLYYGIGDQQSMTLAEIGQTFDLTRERVRQIREKAIRKLRHNSRSKLLKTYLG
- a CDS encoding DUF6155 family protein, with amino-acid sequence MSKRKLKKYLNEIDKDAIEEQLLDLYDRFPEVKEYYNFIFNPKEDKLVQEAKTKISSEYFPVRRRRPKARRSVAQKFIKHFIKLGVDPHLIADVMLYNLEIAQVFEKNRNIPDAFYKSMMNSFTEAVQFISINGLLSDYKERIVKIYTITEERNWEFGEGFSRALDIID
- a CDS encoding 2-hydroxyacid dehydrogenase, translated to MALVIIRQDGRIKLWKEALLAQQPDLEVYSYLENHPKDEIEMALVWKHPDGSLADYPNLKLIASSGAGVDFIFEDNTVPKNLPITRVVDDMLAKDMSEHVLAVIFSHLKNLDRYRINQTKGIWQPMQYKRISDFTVGIMGLGALGKELATDLVKYGFKVQGWANSKKDINGVICFAGESGFSGFLETTKIMVCLLPLTDATTGILNKEVFKQLPKGAFLINVARGGHLVDEDLLEMLNNDHLSGAGLDVYHQEPLSKEHPFWHHEKIQMTPHYASVSDTDSVVPQILENYNRLRKGRPLLNEVIMDKGY
- a CDS encoding response regulator: MSKPFHLCIIDDDDIYRFTIIQSAKFSKIEHKTSVFVNGEEAINCITANLNDPDALPNLILLDIDMPIMDGFQFLEAYKNIEANLTKKIPIYMVSSSVDPEDIEKAKSYTSVVDYLSKPLKSDKLKEIIENTLQF
- a CDS encoding PAS domain-containing sensor histidine kinase, which codes for MKNDKKTMDDTSAITIRDMLRIGTWNLNIETGIYTLDKVTCEVLGIPYDTVVKRGDNSPYNKPDATTFLIEDGIEKLLETGEHFDQELEFKTPEGAVIWLHVIATRKLENEKCTAIAGIIQDITKTKQTQETFLRHNQLLKFAEHKAKLGHWNWDANSDTLMCSENMTYIVGVPADAPVPLSVLIDKVHPEDREFVRKQIAHNIKTKHYQSFNHRMVMPDGRVRIIQVSGDAILDDDGNLTNILGISQDITSYKTIEAELTKKNELLIFAEQKALLGHWELNTLTDEVYWSANLYYLFKQEENIKLEFNTYFECVHPEDQAEVTAHFAQAIEQKHFDKIIHRILLKDGTLKWIRLLGDVEVDENGNTVKLAGTCQDITEQQLQEIKFKGLVDSAPSATIIVASENMIQMVNKQAESLLGYTSEELVGKSINTLIPSRFDEIRAPHREKFLNNMEVTIVDLGVDFYLTHKSGREIPVEITLGPLQTDEGLLISMAVRDLTSSKIAEDKILKAKEDLEILTEELTAQNNQLADFTQITSHNLRAPVSNLNSLVEIYKMMGSEEERSELFKKFETVISHLSLTLNTLIEALSAKSHNSLERSELSFSNKLAKTKEIFSTEIERTKAVIKSDFSAVNSIRYNRIYMESIFQNLIGNALKYKSPERVPEIEITSKLDNGKIILSFKDNGLGIDLEKHGHKIFGLNKVFHNHPEAKGIGLFMTKTQIEAMGGKITVTSKVNEGTTFSVHFI
- a CDS encoding glycosyltransferase; translated protein: MKQNVLLVIGFTWPEPTSTAAGNRMLQLLDFFKKEGYEIVFTSTASKSERSLDLDALGIQSRDIALNDSGFDGFIKEINPTVVLFDRFLTEEQFGWRISENVPNAIKILDTEDLHSLRKVREVSHKKKVPFLIRTWLQEDITKREVASILRCDLSLMVSTFEIQLLTETLKIDANLLLHLPFLLEKITSIEQEVWPDFDERVNFVCIGNGKHAPNVDAVLWLYQEIWPLIRKALPKAEVFIHGAYMPQQINQLHKPEIGFLVKGWVEDVNKIFTNTRINLAPLRFGAGIKGKLTTAMENGTPSITTPIGAEGMHDSLPWSGAIAETSQDFAREAVQLYTNKKDWQKAQQNGEALINQLYNKHKLSERFSLVLYNLQQNLEEYRIKNFMGNLVQHQTLQSTKYLSKWIEEKNKKK
- a CDS encoding DEAD/DEAH box helicase, whose amino-acid sequence is MELKKDTTEKQLYDYQIEDLNTIFKHLEDPEENGNLLYQLPTGGGKTVVFSEIARRYIEKTGKKVVVLTHRIELSTQTSKMLKSFGVKNKIINSEVKELNDQHEFMCFVAMVETLNNRLQEEKVEIDDIGLVIIDEAHYNSFRKLFKFFKKSTILGVTATPLSSNIKLPMKDNYQKLIVGESIGALIERKFLAKGNMYNYDVSLQSLKLGISGDYTVKSSDELYSNQSMLGKLLSGYKEIAEGTKTLIFNNGINTSRYVYETFKKAGYNIRHLDNKNTATERKEILEWFSNTPDAILTSVSILTTGFDEPSVETIMLNRATRSLTLYFQMIGRGSRVLPNKSEFTVVDLGNNVARFGLWSAPIDWQEIFHFPDFYLENIKNDEEIEKEFVYEMPAALREKFKDSTNIEFNIKEEYKKVFAEGLRSKIVLERSIDQHAQICVENSEDVFDARILAKELKEEIKYRVRQYSYCIMNNTKNYKEWLEEDYERKLRSSISKMFAERM